TGGTTCATATTATATATTTAGTGCGTATGGTAGCTTAAAAAATGAAAACTTTACAAGACCTTTATTTATTGCAACAAGCGATTTTTATCATTTTGAATTGTTTAGTTATTTAGAAAGCTCAAAAGATTTAATGCTCAATGAAACTTCCGTGGTTAAAATTAACAGTAGCTACATTGCATTTTCTCGCAAAGATACATATCCAGACTACGCCATATACTTAAGCAGCAGTAAAAATTTATCAAATTGGGATACTCCAAAGAAATTAATTGACTTTGCATTAGCTCCAATGGCAATCATTGTAAACGGAGAAATTTTTGTAAGTTTTAGGGATAATCAAAACAATATAAATAAAATCAGCATAATAAACACAAAAACCTTAGAAAAAAAAGTAGTTGATACATATAAGGGTAGTCTTTTTGATGGGGGTTACAGTGATTTAGCCTTTATTGATGGAACTATTTATATGGTCTACTATACAAACAATATAGCACCATTTATAAAAATGGCAAAGCTAAAACCATTTTAAACAGTTTTTTTATTGAGGTTTTCTAAGGAAGGATAAACACAATTTCTGCCATTTTCTTTCGCTAAATAAAGGTTTTTGTCTGCAATTTTTACAAGTGTGTCTATATCCATACTTTTGTTAAATTCAGCTGCTCCTGCGGAAATTGTTATATTAAAAGATATTGTTTTGTATTTATTAAAAGTCATTATCGTTTGTGAAATTGTGGAACGTATTTTATTTGCAAGCAAACATGCACCATAAAGGTCAGTATTTGGTAGAGCAAGACAAAATTCCTCTCCTCCGTATCGGCCAAATACATCTGCCCTTCTAGTCATTTTTAAAACAATTTCTGCAAGTTTTTTTAAAACAAAATCACCTATATCATGACCATAAGTATCATTGATCTTTTTAAAATAATCAATATCTAAGATTACAAAAGAAAGGGGTTTGTTTTCTCTAACACTTAGTGCAGTCAAATTTTCCAAAAAGTGAAAAAATGTGCGTCTGTTATATATACCTGTCAAATAATCCTTTTCAGATGTTTCTTTTAATTTTTTGATTAATTTTGAAATTCTGATATTGGCTCTTACTCTAGAAAAAAATTCATTAATGTTGTATGGTTTATATATAAAGTCGTCCGCACCTAAATCCAAAATCTCAGATAAAATATCTTTTTCTCTAAAAGATGTAAGTCCAACTATTGGGATAAAACTAAAGCGATCATCTGTTTTTAAAATACTGATCAAATCATAACCTGTATATTGTGGTAAAAAAATATCCATCAAAATAACATCTACATCTACACCACCAATTAAATATCTCATTGCTTCAACTGCATTTTTCGCGCTTATTGGCTGTATATTTTTTAGTCTTAATTGCTGGCAAATCGTTTCGTTTTGAATTAAAGAATCTTCTATTACAAGAGCTGTTCCTTCGTTAATTTCTTCATTAAAATAATCAAGTAAATAATTTAATAATTGACCTTGTTTAAAAGGTTTTTTTAAAAAATCAAAAGCACCTGAATTAAAATCTTTTTTTTCATAGTAATCACCTTCATTTGCCGTTAAAATTACAACAGGCAAAAAAATTAAATTTAATTCTTCTTTTATTTTTTTGAGTAACTCAAAACCACCCATATGTGGCATTTCACCATCAATTATAGCAAAATCAAACTTTTGGTCTTTTAGCAAAAAATTATAAGCATACATACCATCTTCAAAGATTTCTAAATCAAAATAGTTTTGCAATTCTTTTTTTATAATGGCTCTTATAGTTGAGCTATCATCGCAAATTAAAATTCTTTTTCTCACTTACTTTATATATTTTGGGTAGGAACCTAAAAGTTTCACAAAAGGAACCATCCGACTTAAGGTATCGAAAGCCCTTTTAACACTTTCAGTCTCAATATGACCATCAACATCAACATAAAATATATATGACCAGTTTTCTTGTTTTGATGGTCTGGATTCTATACGTGTAAGATTTATATTATTATCATAAAAAATTTTTAAAATAGAATAAAGTGCTCCAACTTTGTCGTAAATTGAAAACATCAGCGAAGTTTTATCTTCACCACTTGGCGATGGTATATGCTTGCCTATAACCAAAAAACGTGTTACATTGTTAATTTTATCTTCTATACCTTTTGCAAGCACATTCAAATCATATAAAGCACTTGCAGCTAAAGATGAAATAGCGGCTGCGCTTTTATCTTTTGCTGCAATTTTTGCAGCTTTTGCTGTAGAGGTAGTTTCTAATAAAATCGCATTTGGCAGGTGTTTTTTTAGCCAATTTTTACATTGTCCAAGCGCATTTGGGTGAGAATAAACCGTTTTAATCTCATTTAAGCTATTGGCTTTGGAAAGCAAATTATGCTTAATATCGACCATAATCTCCGAAACTATTTTAACATTAGAATTAACAAACATATCAAGCGTATAGTTAACTACGCCCTCAATAGAATTTTCTATTGGTACCACCCCAAAATCAGCTCTATCCTGCTCTACATCAAAAAATACATCTTCAATCGATTCTTCACTTTGATAGTATAAACTCGTGCCAAATTTTTCGATTGCAGCTTGATGTGTAAACGTCGCTTCTGGGCCTAAATAGCTAATTGTAAGAGGTTCTTCCATTTTAATTGAAGCACTCATTATTTCCCTAAAAATTGCTTTTAGAGAATTTTTATTCATATAGGTAAGCTTTAAGCTATCAAGCGTTTTGTATATCTGGTTTTCTCTTTCTGGAGCATAAAAAGACAAACCTTTTTCGCGTTTAATTGTGCCAATTTCTTTTACAATTTCTGAGCGTTTTTCCAAAAGCTCAATTATTTTGTTGTCTATATTGTTAATCTGAGCCCTTAAAGTTTCTAAATCTTTATTATTCATCCTTGCCTCTTACAAGAAATTTGTTGTCATAGCGCGCCATTTTTCCCATCTTTTATCAAGTAATTTCTTTGCGTTATTTCGTGTTAATTCTTTTAAATTGTCTATTATATAATTCTTTATTGAATAGGCTGCTTGCTGAGGGTTTCTATGTGCACCGCCAAGGGGTTCTTGTATTATGTCATCTATAACTTTTAAGTTGTATAAATCTTTAGCCGTTACATGCATAGCTTTTGCAGCTTCAACTACATGATTGCCATCTCTCCAAAGTATTGATGAGCAGCCTTCAGGTGAGATCACACCATATATTGCAAATTCAAGCATGGCAATTTTGTCCCCAACAGACAATGCAAGTGCTCCGCCACTTCCACCTTCACCTGTTATTATGCAAATTATAGGTACTTTTAAACCAGACATAATATATAGATTCCTTGCAATGGCTTCAGACTGGCCCCTTTCTTCTGCACCTACACCAGGATATGCACCAGGTGTATCTACAAATGTTACAATTGGGAGGTTAAATTTTTCAGCCAGTTTCATAACTCTTTGGGATTTGCGGTAACCTTCTGGATTTGCCATACCAAAATTTCTGTATAAATTTTCTTTCGTATTGCGACCTTTTTGGTGGCCGATTATAGCTACTTTATATTTGTCAATATATCCAAATCCTGTTACAATAGCTTTATCATCTGCAAATAATCTATCGCCATGAACTTCGACAAAGTCTTTAACAATATAATTTACAAAATCGAGCGTATAAGGCCTATTTGGGTGTCTTGCAATTTTTATTACTTTGTCAATAGATAAATTTTCAAATTCTTTCTTAATTATTTCATTTTTTTTGCGTTCGAGTGCTTCAATTTCTTGATGCACGTCAATCGAGCTATTTTGTGCCATTTGCCTTAAATTTTCAATTTCTTCTTCTATTTCATAAATTGGTCTTTCAAAATCATATATGAACATAACTCACCTCTTGCTAACTAAACCATCATCTTTCATTAATTTGTATATAATTGAATCAAATAAAGCTTTCTTTGATGCTTCAATAACGTCTTCACCTACACCAACTGTTTCCCACCTATCTTTTTTATCCGTCGATTGTATAAGAACCCTTACACTTGCACCCGTACCTTTTTCACTCTTTAAAATTCTAACTTTATAATCAATAAGCGCTAATTCAGCAAGATTTGGATAAAATACGATTAAAGCTTTTCTTATAGCATTGTCAAGTGCATTAACTGGACCGTTTCCTAGGCTTGCAGTATGCTCGATTTTGTCCTTAACTTTAACAATTACTGTAGCTTCAACCGGACTACGCTCGTTATTGGTACAACGCTCTCTATCTATTACAGTGTATGATAAAACTTCAAAATAATCCCTTATTTCACCTCTGTGCTTTCTTAAAAGCAACTCAAAAGATGCGTCTGCAGTTTCAAAATAATATCCCTCATTTTCAAGTTTTTTAATCTCAGCCAATGCGTTTTTACCAGCCTTAGAATCTTTATCAATAGGTATACCCATATTTTGCGCTTTATACATGATGTTACTAATACCAGAAAGGTCAGATACTAAANNNNNNNNNNCTGTGAGTTACCCACAAGCTCTGGCACAATATGCTCATAGGTTTTGGGGTTTTTAAGTATTGCGCTTACATGAACACCGCCTTTGTGAGCAAATGCGCTTTCACCTACAAATGGCAAATGTTTATTGTGTGGCAAATTAAGTATTTCATCAATTTTTTTAGATACGCTTGTTAGCTTTTTCAAATTTTCGTCGCTTATGCAATCAATACCCATCTTTAGTTTTAAATTAGGAATGATGGAACATAAATTAGCATTCCCACAACGTTCACCATAACCATTAATTGTACCTTGAACGTGAACTATGCCATGCTTTACAGCTAAAATACTATTTGCAACACCAAGCTCGGAATCATTGTGCTGATGTATGCCAAGCGGGACATTCGGAAATCTGGCTTTAACATTCTCTATGATATCTTCAAGTTCCCATGACAATGTGCCACCATTAGTATCTGCTAGCACAATTACATCAGCTCCGCCTTCAATAGCTGATTGAAGCGTTTTTAGGGCGTACTCTGGATTGTGTTTAAAACCATCAAAAAAATGCTCTGCATCGTAAATAAACTCATCACAATGTTTTTTTAAATACTGAACAGAATCGTAGATTATTTCTAAGTTTTCATCCAATGTTATTTTTAAGGCTTCTTTAACATGCAAATCCCAGCTTTTGCCAAAAATTGTTATAACCGGTGTTTGACTTTCTACTAACTGTATAATATTTGGATCTTCTTCTACTTTAAGTTTGGCTCTTCTTGTAGAGCCAAATGATGAAATTTTAGCATGTTTTAAACGTAAGCTTTTTACCTGCCTAAAGTAATCCTCATCTTTTGGGTTAGAACCAGGCCATCCACCTTCAATATAGTGCACACCCAAATCATCCAGTATCTCTGTTATTGTAAGCTTATCTTCTACAAGCAAACTTACATCTTCTGACTGTGTCCCATCCCTTAGCGTTGTATCAAATATTTTAACTTGATCGTGCATACCCCCTCCAAATCTTATTTGATTATTCTTTGTCTAACCCAAAAGCGCTATGCAAAGCCCTTACTGCTAACTCTAAATACTTTTCTTCTATTATACATGAAACCTTTATTTCAGATGTTGTAATCATTAAGATATTTATACCTTCTTTTGCCAATGTATCAAACATTTTTGCAGCAACACCAGGATGAGATCTCATACCTACGCCTACTATGGATACTTTAGAGATATCTTTTCTAATCTCAATATCGCTTGCGCCAATCTCTTTAATGATAGGCTTTAAAACATCAACAGCTTTCTCTGCTTCATTTCTTGCAACTGTAAATGAAATATCGGTAAAACCAGCTTCACTTGCGTTTTGTACAATTACATCAACATTGATATTTTTTTCTGCAATAGCTCCAAATATTCTTGCAGATATACCTGGTTTATCTGGTACCTTGGTAATAGTAATTCTTGCTTGGTTTTTGTCATGAGCAATCCCTGATACTAATACTTTTTCCATATTTTCATCCTCCCATGTTACTAATGTGCCTGGATTATATGTATAACTTGATATAACCATAATTGGTACATTGTACTTCATCCCAAATTCAACTGACCTAATCTGCAAAACTTTAGCACCTAAACTCGCAAGCTCCATCATTTCTTCGTATGTTATCCTGTCTAATTTTCTTGCTTTTTCTACAATCCTTGGGTCTGCAGTATATACACCATCAACATCCGTATAAATTTCACAAACATCAGCTTTTATTGCAGCAGCAATAGCAACGGCTGTTGTATCAGAACCACCCCTACCAAGTGTCGTAACATCATCTGTATCTTCAGATATACCCTGAAATCCTGCCACTATAACAACATAATCATCATCAAGCATTTTTAAAATCTTTTTTGCATCAATACTTTTTATACGTGCTTTTGTATGAGCTGAGTCTGTTATTATACCACACTGCCTACCGGTTAAAGCAACCGCCTTCACGCCAATTTCATTTAAATGTATCGCTACAAGCGCGCTTGATATGCGCTCACCACTTGAAAGCAACAAATCCATTTCACGTTCTTTTGGATTTTTTGCTAAAGCGTTTGCCATTTCGATAAGCTTGTCTGTTTCTCCAGCCATAGCAGAAATGGTAACAACAAGCTTATTGCCTTTTTCTTTCGTTTCTTTAATGTGCTTGCAGACATTTTTGATTTTTTCTAATGTTCCAACAGAAGTACCACCGTATTTTTGAACTATAAGGCCCATTTAAACCCCCTTTTATATTAATAATTCCCTTTTGCCTTTGTCGTCTGGTTTTGACAATATTCCCATTTTCTCCATTTGTTCTACGATACGAGCAGATCTATTGTAGCCAATTTTTAGCCTTCTTTGAATGTAGGAAATTGTAGGTGAACCACCCTCTTTTATGATTTTTAATGCTTCGTCAAAAAGTTCATCTTTTTCTTCAACAATCTCTTCTTCTATACCGCTTTCTTCTTTAGCCTCGTTCATCAGTTCTTCATTATAAACTGGTGTTCCTTGAGATTTTACATAATCAATAATAGACTTTAGTTCATCATCTGCGATATACGCACCGTGGACACGCACAAAATGTGATGTACCAGGTTGCAAAAATAACATATCTCCCCTTCCAAGTAACATTTCAGCACCTTGCGAGTCTAAAATAGTTCTAGAGTCTATCTTTGAGGATACTTTAAAGGATATTCGTGCACTGAAATTTGCCTTAATTAAACCGGTCAATACATCAACGCTTGGTCTTTGCGTTGCAACAATCAAATGAATACCGGCAGCTCGAGCCATTTGGGCAAGTCTTGCAATTGATAACTCTACTTTTTTAGAT
This genomic interval from Desulfurella sp. contains the following:
- a CDS encoding diguanylate cyclase — translated: MRKRILICDDSSTIRAIIKKELQNYFDLEIFEDGMYAYNFLLKDQKFDFAIIDGEMPHMGGFELLKKIKEELNLIFLPVVILTANEGDYYEKKDFNSGAFDFLKKPFKQGQLLNYLLDYFNEEINEGTALVIEDSLIQNETICQQLRLKNIQPISAKNAVEAMRYLIGGVDVDVILMDIFLPQYTGYDLISILKTDDRFSFIPIVGLTSFREKDILSEILDLGADDFIYKPYNINEFFSRVRANIRISKLIKKLKETSEKDYLTGIYNRRTFFHFLENLTALSVRENKPLSFVILDIDYFKKINDTYGHDIGDFVLKKLAEIVLKMTRRADVFGRYGGEEFCLALPNTDLYGACLLANKIRSTISQTIMTFNKYKTISFNITISAGAAEFNKSMDIDTLVKIADKNLYLAKENGRNCVYPSLENLNKKTV
- the pheA gene encoding prephenate dehydratase, whose protein sequence is MNNKDLETLRAQINNIDNKIIELLEKRSEIVKEIGTIKREKGLSFYAPERENQIYKTLDSLKLTYMNKNSLKAIFREIMSASIKMEEPLTISYLGPEATFTHQAAIEKFGTSLYYQSEESIEDVFFDVEQDRADFGVVPIENSIEGVVNYTLDMFVNSNVKIVSEIMVDIKHNLLSKANSLNEIKTVYSHPNALGQCKNWLKKHLPNAILLETTSTAKAAKIAAKDKSAAAISSLAASALYDLNVLAKGIEDKINNVTRFLVIGKHIPSPSGEDKTSLMFSIYDKVGALYSILKIFYDNNINLTRIESRPSKQENWSYIFYVDVDGHIETESVKRAFDTLSRMVPFVKLLGSYPKYIK
- a CDS encoding acetyl-CoA carboxylase carboxyltransferase subunit alpha encodes the protein MFIYDFERPIYEIEEEIENLRQMAQNSSIDVHQEIEALERKKNEIIKKEFENLSIDKVIKIARHPNRPYTLDFVNYIVKDFVEVHGDRLFADDKAIVTGFGYIDKYKVAIIGHQKGRNTKENLYRNFGMANPEGYRKSQRVMKLAEKFNLPIVTFVDTPGAYPGVGAEERGQSEAIARNLYIMSGLKVPIICIITGEGGSGGALALSVGDKIAMLEFAIYGVISPEGCSSILWRDGNHVVEAAKAMHVTAKDLYNLKVIDDIIQEPLGGAHRNPQQAAYSIKNYIIDNLKELTRNNAKKLLDKRWEKWRAMTTNFL
- a CDS encoding alpha-isopropylmalate synthase regulatory domain-containing protein; its protein translation is LVSDLSGISNIMYKAQNMGIPIDKDSKAGKNALAEIKKLENEGYYFETADASFELLLRKHRGEIRDYFEVLSYTVIDRERCTNNERSPVEATVIVKVKDKIEHTASLGNGPVNALDNAIRKALIVFYPNLAELALIDYKVRILKSEKGTGASVRVLIQSTDKKDRWETVGVGEDVIEASKKALFDSIIYKLMKDDGLVSKR
- the cimA gene encoding citramalate synthase: MHDQVKIFDTTLRDGTQSEDVSLLVEDKLTITEILDDLGVHYIEGGWPGSNPKDEDYFRQVKSLRLKHAKISSFGSTRRAKLKVEEDPNIIQLVESQTPVITIFGKSWDLHVKEALKITLDENLEIIYDSVQYLKKHCDEFIYDAEHFFDGFKHNPEYALKTLQSAIEGGADVIVLADTNGGTLSWELEDIIENVKARFPNVPLGIHQHNDSELGVANSILAVKHGIVHVQGTINGYGERCGNANLCSIIPNLKLKMGIDCISDENLKKLTSVSKKIDEILNLPHNKHLPFVGESAFAHKGGVHVSAILKNPKTYEHIVPELVGNSQ
- a CDS encoding aspartate kinase; protein product: MGLIVQKYGGTSVGTLEKIKNVCKHIKETKEKGNKLVVTISAMAGETDKLIEMANALAKNPKEREMDLLLSSGERISSALVAIHLNEIGVKAVALTGRQCGIITDSAHTKARIKSIDAKKILKMLDDDYVVIVAGFQGISEDTDDVTTLGRGGSDTTAVAIAAAIKADVCEIYTDVDGVYTADPRIVEKARKLDRITYEEMMELASLGAKVLQIRSVEFGMKYNVPIMVISSYTYNPGTLVTWEDENMEKVLVSGIAHDKNQARITITKVPDKPGISARIFGAIAEKNINVDVIVQNASEAGFTDISFTVARNEAEKAVDVLKPIIKEIGASDIEIRKDISKVSIVGVGMRSHPGVAAKMFDTLAKEGINILMITTSEIKVSCIIEEKYLELAVRALHSAFGLDKE